One genomic window of Punica granatum isolate Tunisia-2019 chromosome 1, ASM765513v2, whole genome shotgun sequence includes the following:
- the LOC116192386 gene encoding proline-rich receptor-like protein kinase PERK9 gives MRRSLSSVFLMAAFLGLIASMFDVAETIRPLSELSLIGEDNQMLIINPYWSRPSSPPPPPPSIPSGPLPMLRINPSGSFSAPRASSYIQLPSMSTPSDFQRSASPPPLSQKVSPPSRPITNYNKHGPDDDDVFLGMMGHRAMNPSVPDSLSSAGDGSQDIERPARSPPPAPRVSPPSRPLTRLERSPPPALAAFGDRSQDYEKPQKLSTPPPSNPHGPPAAGFYVASYR, from the exons ATGAGAAGAAGTCTCTCTTCTGTGTTTCTGATGGCTGCTTTCCTCGGACTAATCGCTTCCATGTTTGATGTTGCAGAAACAATTAGACCTCTGTCTG AATTAAGCTTGATCGGAGAAGATAATCAAATGTTGATAATTAATCCGTATTGGAGTCGGCCATCAAGCCCCCCACCTCCGCCTCCATCAATCCCGTCAGGCCCATTGCCGATGCTCAGAATAAACCCCAGTGGCTCCTTTTCTGCTCCAAGGGCGTCAAGTTATATTCAACTACCATCAATGTCAACGCCAAGTGATTTCCAGCGGTCGGCCAGTCCCCCGCCACTATCCCAAAAAGTGTCGCCTCCATCGCGTCCAATAACGAACTACAACAAACACGGtcctgatgatgatgatgttttCCTAGGAATGATGGGTCACCGAGCAATGAACCCATCAGTTCCGGATAGCTTGTCATCTGCTGGCGACGGAAGCCAAGATATTGAAAGGCCTGCGAGATCCCCGCCTCCTGCACCAAGAGTTTCTCCACCGAGTCGTCCGTTAACCCGCCTAGAAAGAAGTCCACCACCAGCACTGGCTGCATTTGGTGACCGAAGCCAAGATTACGAAAAGCCTCAAAAACTTTCAACGCCTCCACCAAGCAATCCTCATGGTCCGCCAGCGGCTGGTTTCTATGTTGCTTCATATCGATGA